TGGGGGAGCGTACCGTGATTGTGGATTGTGATGTCTTGCAAGCGGATGGCGGCACGCGCACCGCGGCCATCACCGGGGGATATGTGGCCCTGAGATTGGCGCTTCAGACTTTGCTCGAGGCGGGGGAGGTGCCCCCGGAGGTGTTTCTGTCGCCGGTGGCCGCCGTCAGCGTGGGGATTGTAGACGGCCAGCCTATGCTCGATTTGTGCTATACCGAAGATTCCCGCGCCCAGGCCGATGTCAATGTGGTCATGAATGCCCGCGGTGAATTCATCGAAGTGCAAGGTACCGCCGAAGGAGACCCTTTTTCGCGTAGCGCGCTCGATGCATTGCTTGATCTGGCAGAGAAGGGCATCAACGAGTTGCTGATTTTACAGCAAACAATTGGGGATGGTGCATTTTGATGGATATAGGAGTGGATATTTTTTGTCTGTCATGTCGAGCCAGTGGATAAAAAAAGAGTGTCGGCAATCGCCGACACTCTTTTTTTATCCATTTTTTTGAAGTTAGGGTAATGCAATTTCTGGCGGAATTGCCGGTTCTTCGGGAATATTCTCGCTC
The sequence above is a segment of the Chloroflexota bacterium genome. Coding sequences within it:
- the rph gene encoding ribonuclease PH, giving the protein MSQKRIDGRNYDDLRPVKFTPGYVIYPEGSVLIEIGNTKVICNVTIEAGAPRWKTRQNIPGGWVTGEYALMPRATTERTRRETNGLGGRTQEIRRLIGRSLRAAVDLEKLGERTVIVDCDVLQADGGTRTAAITGGYVALRLALQTLLEAGEVPPEVFLSPVAAVSVGIVDGQPMLDLCYTEDSRAQADVNVVMNARGEFIEVQGTAEGDPFSRSALDALLDLAEKGINELLILQQTIGDGAF